ttcctaagattaatcgcatccatttaataaagaaaaaaaagaaaaagagatacaactctactagtgcaaagtgattcaaaactcccaagttctttattttctaattaccttaattttaagataatttattttctaaataaaaaacaacgtttctttcttttatcttgcaatctcaacttagcccaaggtccctgaggatacgatctcgactcatcctacctacgtagtgagtagagttatttttggtgctatcaacgactacgcatcagtgTCCTGCTAACATGATGATTTATGCTGTCTCTAATGTTGGGTTAAGTTGTATTAAAACAGGGTCTTGAGATGATAGAACTGGTCATTGATGTGCAGAATTGCTTACAGGTGCAGTTTTATTTTATAATTGCCCACGGATATGCCCTTTAGCTACTGGATGAATACCAGCTGTTACATAGTTTACCATAAGGGAACAATTAATGCAGGCATTTGTTGGAGTGGCTCATGATCTGAATTATATCATTATTGCATTTAGAGGTACCCAAGAACACAACTATGAATCAAATTCGAGTTGGTTATCTAGTACTCTGATGCAAATGCTTGAGTATGACTCCACCCATGGAACTGACATCTCAAAATCATGACTCTACTCAAGGGCAGTTTAATACTTTTATGTGCATAGTTCTGCTCTTTTCTTCTGGAAGTTGTGCTCAAGCTTTGTTCATATCTCTATAAATTGTCTAGGGACACATGGATATATAGCAGTACAAGCATTAGTTGCCCATAATAAATATAACCATTATGTCTTGTCTAAACTTGGCTTTTTGTGAATTTTGTCTCACCAATCTATCCTATTAGTCGATGCCTGCTGTGTTACTGCAAACTTTTGCCAACCCATTTTCATGATTGTTACCAATGTCAGCTCAGGTTTTCCTCATTCTGTAGTTTGTGTTTTACTTTATACATATCCAGACTGACTTCACCCATAAGAATGCCGACTAATGATGAATGCAATATGCTGGGAGATCTACTGATGAACTTCATTGCTTTTTACTGAAATCCTTGCTATCTCAGATTGTCTTGTGACACATTCTATAACTTAATGCCTTCTGTGTAGAGTACATTGATCATTCCGATCCCCATAACATGCATATTGTGAGCCACCAGCTGGTGTCAAGTAAGTAGAATATCACTATTTTTTTCATGATGGTTTTCTCATCTGCTAGACAAAAGATATACTTGTTTAGTCATCTTCATGACCAATAACGCATATTCATTGACAATCATTTGGTCTTTTCTCTATATTTCCAAAATTTCACATTGTTTTCTATTTGATCGAGCTGTATTTGGTTTCTGACATTCTGTAGATGGTAATTGGAAGTACTCTCAATCAGCTACTCTATCGTATCTCTCTAGCACCAGCTATCATTGGGTCAGAGAATTTCGAGATTCAAATAAGAATCAACTCCATTTAAGCAGTTTAttgtttttattaaaatatttgcaAATATCTATTTCTTCTAGTCTTCCGGACTGCTTTTCTTGGACTGAACATATGATGGACTATTGATTTCTAAATCATATGCAATTGGATTGAAGATTTGTTCTGGAAGCAGCTTGATCTGAAATATCCAGGCATGCCAGGTACAATGGTCTGTAG
Above is a genomic segment from Elaeis guineensis isolate ETL-2024a chromosome 1, EG11, whole genome shotgun sequence containing:
- the LOC105032129 gene encoding uncharacterized protein isoform X2 — its product is MGRWQWLIGLIFISLFAVSGGRGIHIRSYRTFYMDVLKVQRLDEEYIDHSDPHNMHIVSHQLVSNGNWKYSQSATLSYLSSTSYHWSSGLLFLD